CAAACGCTCCTTCTCCGCTTTTTTCTCAGCCTGCATGCGCTCTTGATTCGCTTTTTTCTCAGCCTTTTCCTGCGCTTTCAGCCGGTCGGCCGATTTTTCTGCTTCGCGGGCGCGGGCTTTCTCGCCGGCGCGCGGAGCAGAACTCCCCGAAGAAGCGAAAGCGTAATCAAGCGATATATACTGCCTGTTGGCATTGTTTTCCACATCTTCAAATCTAAGCGCGTAATTTAAAGAAAGAGCTCCCATGCCTATCCCGAAACCTGCGGCAAAGTTACCGTCATCCACACCTACGCGCGCGGCGAGATTCCCGGACAGCTTATATTCCGCGCCGGCATTAATCTGATTGCCGTCTTCATCGGATATTTTGCTTATATCAACCGCAAGAGTCATATCCCCGTCAAGAACGGCATACGCCGCGCCTAACTTCGCGACTGTCGGAATATTCTCCTTTGTATCATTATCCGTATCCCACTTGC
The genomic region above belongs to Candidatus Omnitrophota bacterium and contains:
- a CDS encoding tetratricopeptide repeat protein, with translation KWDTDNDTKENIPTVAKLGAAYAVLDGDMTLAVDISKISDEDGNQINAGAEYKLSGNLAARVGVDDGNFAAGFGIGMGALSLNYALRFEDVENNANRQYISLDYAFASSGSSAPRAGEKARAREAEKSADRLKAQEKAEKKANQERMQAEKKAEKERLKDEEKAAQTKAKMKEHYNKATELYAAGKYKKAIKEWEKVLEIDPKHQQSKTSIAKARQKLEE